Proteins encoded together in one Sphingomonas radiodurans window:
- a CDS encoding DUF389 domain-containing protein: MTDAPAVTQARQRLDHLALYRWWRRSIVAPVDHEAVVARIVEESGWSPRYAFMIMMSAGIAVLGLLLSSPAVVIGAMLISPLMSPILGFGFSLALFDSAELRRSLKALALGAAAAVAFTALIVTISPLQAPTAEIVARTRPSLFDLAVALFAALAGSFAIIRGRGETIVGVAIATALMPPLAVVGYGIATRNVPVATGAFALFVTNFVTIALSATVMARFYGFGHHLSRRQSWAQSIGLILVFVIMSVPLGISLNRIGREAVAVSQVRSMLGERYGEDARVTQLDLDFASTPLVVRAVVITPRGAMQKTQAVQAALGETLGRPVRLDLDQIVLEAGAGAIDAQREELRQAGESGAAEAARLGKLAAMIALITGIAADDVTIDRDHRRATAAARVLPGATIATYRTLEARATEEADGWDVAIVPPQVPLPIIAFADNVDILDDAARAAVLTSAWAARRWNMPALGVPGLPQGTVPDRPALNERRALAIAALLQTQGLAAVSAPAAGQRFALITTLSNATGSSGN; this comes from the coding sequence ATGACTGACGCCCCCGCTGTCACCCAAGCGCGGCAACGCCTCGATCACCTTGCGCTATACCGCTGGTGGCGCCGATCGATCGTCGCGCCGGTCGATCACGAAGCGGTGGTCGCCCGCATCGTGGAGGAAAGCGGGTGGTCACCGCGCTACGCGTTCATGATCATGATGTCGGCAGGGATTGCAGTTCTCGGATTGCTGCTGTCGTCGCCGGCCGTCGTGATCGGCGCGATGCTGATCTCGCCATTGATGAGTCCAATCCTCGGCTTCGGGTTCAGCCTGGCGCTGTTCGATTCGGCGGAGCTGCGCCGTTCGCTCAAGGCCCTGGCGCTCGGCGCTGCCGCAGCGGTCGCGTTCACCGCGCTGATCGTGACGATCTCGCCATTACAGGCCCCCACGGCCGAAATCGTCGCGCGGACGCGGCCGAGCCTGTTTGACCTTGCCGTGGCGCTGTTCGCGGCGCTCGCGGGCAGTTTCGCCATCATCCGCGGCCGGGGCGAGACGATCGTCGGGGTGGCGATCGCGACTGCCTTGATGCCGCCGCTGGCGGTTGTCGGCTACGGTATCGCCACGCGCAACGTTCCCGTCGCGACTGGGGCGTTCGCGCTGTTCGTCACCAACTTCGTCACCATCGCGCTGTCCGCGACGGTGATGGCGCGCTTCTACGGCTTCGGCCATCATCTGTCGCGTCGGCAGAGCTGGGCGCAGTCGATCGGCTTGATCCTGGTCTTCGTAATCATGTCGGTGCCGCTCGGCATATCCTTGAACCGGATCGGGCGCGAGGCGGTAGCGGTCTCGCAGGTTCGATCGATGCTTGGAGAGCGGTATGGCGAGGATGCGCGCGTGACTCAGCTCGACCTCGATTTCGCGTCGACCCCGCTGGTGGTCCGGGCGGTCGTCATTACGCCGCGTGGCGCGATGCAGAAGACGCAGGCCGTTCAGGCGGCGCTGGGCGAAACACTCGGCCGGCCCGTTCGCCTCGACCTCGACCAGATCGTGCTGGAGGCGGGCGCCGGCGCGATCGACGCGCAGCGCGAGGAATTGCGTCAGGCCGGCGAGAGCGGCGCAGCCGAGGCGGCGCGGTTGGGCAAGCTGGCGGCGATGATCGCACTCATCACCGGCATTGCCGCGGACGACGTGACGATCGACCGCGATCATCGTCGCGCGACGGCCGCGGCACGCGTGCTGCCGGGCGCGACGATTGCGACCTACCGCACGCTGGAGGCGCGAGCGACCGAGGAGGCCGATGGCTGGGATGTGGCGATCGTTCCCCCGCAGGTGCCGCTGCCGATCATCGCCTTCGCCGACAACGTGGACATTCTGGACGATGCGGCGCGTGCGGCAGTGTTGACGTCCGCATGGGCTGCGCGCCGGTGGAACATGCCCGCGCTTGGCGTCCCCGGCTTACCGCAAGGAACCGTCCCCGACCGACCCGCGCTCAACGAGCGCCGGGCACTCGCGATTGCGGCCTTGCTGCAGACGCAAGGGTTGGCAGCGGTTTCGGCGCCAGCAGCCGGCCAGCGGTTCGCACTCATTACTACCCTGTCGAACGCGACCGGCAGCTCGGGCAACTGA
- a CDS encoding GlsB/YeaQ/YmgE family stress response membrane protein has product MGLIVLLIVGGLIGWVASMIMRTDGQQGIILNVVVGIVGALLAGFIVTPLIGGAPITSGAISIQSVLVSLLGAIVLLAIINLFRRGSLR; this is encoded by the coding sequence ATGGGCCTCATCGTCCTTCTTATTGTCGGCGGCCTCATCGGCTGGGTCGCAAGCATGATTATGCGCACCGATGGCCAACAAGGCATCATTCTGAACGTCGTCGTCGGCATTGTTGGCGCATTGCTCGCCGGCTTCATCGTGACGCCACTCATCGGCGGCGCGCCGATCACGAGCGGCGCGATCTCTATCCAGTCGGTGCTGGTGTCGCTGCTCGGCGCGATCGTGCTGCTCGCGATCATCAATCTCTTTCGCCGCGGTTCGCTGCGCTAA
- a CDS encoding helix-turn-helix transcriptional regulator — protein MSDMLSSQGQLTLGHLQQLMAQLLDGVILIDPAGTILSANESALRMHGVQHVEQLGGTAEGYAQRFLLRTGDHRAMKHRDYPLFRLLAGESFPDLIVEVAPASDGEVRWVHQVRDVVMNVDGGEADYLALVITDVSQRFDAEVRFKAMFNANPAPAIVVRLHDQRIVQVNPGFSTLTGFAADDLLDKTLFGLDLLHGLADLRAFRRHIENGEVVSQTEAELRVADGSRRLVLFAAQPIDVTAEDALLFTFADLEPRRQAEKALAANEQHLLAIFEMAPVAMMVTRNADHRISAINAAFRQLTGHDGAAVGQTADELKLWDGAKQHEALERMLAEQGGIRDGDGRILSTAGAEIDCLVSAEAISVDGTPCVLWAFQDITERKQTERELADAIEAVMKDTNWLSHSILDKLATLRRPEARAPAVGLSPREREILELICDDLDDGAIAERLALSRNTVRNHVARLYAKIGVNRRSGAVIWGRERGMGTRRDPGAAS, from the coding sequence ATGTCTGACATGCTTTCGAGCCAAGGCCAGCTCACGCTCGGCCATCTGCAGCAATTGATGGCGCAGTTGCTCGATGGCGTGATCCTGATCGACCCGGCCGGGACGATCCTGAGCGCCAACGAGTCAGCGCTTCGGATGCACGGCGTCCAACACGTCGAGCAGCTCGGCGGGACGGCCGAAGGCTATGCGCAGCGCTTCCTGCTGCGCACGGGCGATCATCGCGCGATGAAGCATCGCGACTATCCGTTATTCCGCCTGCTCGCGGGAGAAAGCTTTCCCGACCTGATCGTCGAGGTCGCACCCGCGAGTGACGGCGAGGTACGGTGGGTCCATCAGGTCCGTGATGTCGTGATGAATGTCGATGGCGGCGAGGCCGATTATCTGGCGCTCGTCATCACCGACGTGTCGCAGCGGTTCGATGCCGAGGTGCGGTTCAAGGCGATGTTCAACGCCAACCCCGCGCCTGCGATCGTAGTGCGCTTGCACGATCAGCGCATCGTTCAGGTGAACCCGGGGTTCAGCACGTTAACCGGGTTTGCCGCGGATGACTTGCTCGACAAGACGCTGTTCGGCCTCGACCTGCTCCACGGGCTTGCCGACCTGCGCGCGTTCCGGCGACACATCGAAAACGGGGAGGTCGTGTCGCAGACCGAAGCCGAGTTGCGCGTCGCCGACGGATCGAGGCGGCTTGTGCTGTTCGCCGCCCAGCCGATCGACGTCACCGCTGAAGACGCGCTCCTCTTCACCTTCGCGGACCTCGAGCCGCGGCGACAGGCCGAAAAGGCATTAGCGGCCAACGAGCAGCATCTTCTGGCGATCTTCGAGATGGCCCCCGTCGCGATGATGGTCACGCGCAACGCCGATCACCGGATATCGGCGATCAATGCCGCCTTCCGGCAGCTGACCGGCCACGATGGCGCGGCCGTTGGGCAGACAGCCGATGAATTGAAGCTGTGGGATGGCGCCAAACAGCATGAAGCGCTCGAACGGATGCTCGCCGAACAGGGCGGTATCCGCGACGGCGATGGCAGAATCCTGTCGACAGCAGGCGCAGAGATCGATTGCCTCGTCTCAGCGGAGGCGATCAGCGTGGACGGCACGCCGTGCGTGCTCTGGGCCTTTCAGGACATCACCGAGCGCAAGCAGACCGAGCGTGAACTTGCCGACGCGATCGAAGCGGTGATGAAGGACACCAATTGGCTCAGCCATTCGATCCTCGACAAGCTGGCGACGCTTCGCCGACCCGAGGCTCGCGCGCCGGCGGTTGGGCTGAGCCCGCGGGAACGCGAGATCCTCGAACTGATCTGCGATGATCTGGACGACGGCGCGATTGCGGAGCGGTTGGCGCTATCGCGTAATACGGTGCGCAACCACGTCGCGCGGCTGTACGCCAAGATCGGCGTGAACCGTCGTAGCGGCGCGGTGATCTGGGGCCGCGAGCGGGGGATGGGCACGAGGCGTGATCCAGGCGCCGCTTCGTAG
- the arsH gene encoding arsenical resistance protein ArsH, giving the protein MPLRPLIDPDHLPALDRRYALHRPALGLGAADPPPRILLLYGSLRERSYSRLCIEEAARLLQFFGCETRIFDPSTLPLPDQVSGDDHPAVHELRQLSLWSEGHVWCSPERHGQITGIMKLQIDHLPLAMGGMRPTQGRTLAVMQVSAGSQSFNSVNTLRVLGRWMRMVTIPNQSSVAKAFEEFDDAGRMKPSSYYDRIVDVMEELVRFTILLRPHTAQLVDRYSERKAANAPIDAANDLSSIATAPQPGRSTDSK; this is encoded by the coding sequence ATGCCGCTTCGCCCGCTTATCGATCCCGACCATCTGCCCGCACTTGATCGACGCTACGCGCTTCACCGTCCAGCGCTCGGGTTGGGCGCAGCCGACCCGCCGCCGCGCATCCTGCTGCTCTACGGCTCGCTGCGGGAACGGTCCTATTCGCGCCTCTGCATCGAGGAAGCAGCCCGCCTGCTGCAGTTCTTCGGCTGCGAAACCCGCATTTTCGATCCGTCCACGCTGCCGCTGCCCGATCAGGTGAGCGGCGACGATCACCCCGCCGTCCACGAACTGCGCCAATTATCTTTGTGGTCCGAAGGGCATGTGTGGTGCAGCCCCGAACGCCATGGCCAGATCACTGGCATCATGAAGCTTCAAATCGATCACTTGCCGCTCGCGATGGGCGGGATGCGCCCGACGCAGGGCCGCACGCTCGCGGTGATGCAGGTTTCGGCCGGGTCGCAATCGTTCAACAGCGTGAACACGTTGCGCGTGCTCGGCCGCTGGATGCGGATGGTGACGATCCCGAACCAGTCGAGCGTCGCCAAGGCATTCGAGGAGTTCGACGACGCGGGCCGGATGAAGCCGTCAAGTTACTACGACCGGATCGTCGACGTGATGGAGGAACTGGTGCGCTTCACGATCCTGCTGCGTCCACACACCGCGCAGCTGGTCGATCGTTATTCCGAACGGAAGGCGGCAAACGCGCCCATCGATGCGGCCAACGACCTGTCGAGCATCGCTACTGCGCCCCAGCCTGGGCGCTCGACCGACAGCAAGTAA
- a CDS encoding arsenic transporter: MLLAFAIFVVTIALVIWQPRGLGIGWSAIGGAVVALLVGVVSLSDVPVVWGIVWNATATFVAIIIVSLLLDEAGFFEWAALHVARWGGGHGRRLFVLIVLLGAAVSALFANDGAALILTPIVIAMLRALGYKDKATLAFVMAAGFVADTASLPLIVSNLVNIVSADFFRIGFADYAAVMLPVDLASIAATLIVLLLFFRRDIPASYDVAHLRAPAAAIRDAATFKAGWVVLAALLAGFFLLEPIGVPVSAVAATGAALLLVVAGRGRVIETRKVLSGAPWQIVLFSLGMYLVVYGLRNAGLTDYLAALLDRTAQGGVWGAAFGTGIIAALLSSVMNNMPTVLIGALSIDATQATGAVREAMIYANVIGCDLGPKITPIGSLATLLWLHVLGQKGIRIGWGYYFRVGATLTVPVLLVTLAALALRLSL, encoded by the coding sequence ATGTTGCTCGCGTTCGCCATCTTCGTCGTCACCATCGCGCTCGTCATCTGGCAGCCGCGGGGGCTCGGCATCGGCTGGAGCGCGATCGGCGGGGCAGTCGTGGCGCTGCTTGTCGGGGTGGTCTCGCTGTCGGACGTGCCGGTGGTGTGGGGCATCGTCTGGAACGCGACGGCGACGTTCGTCGCGATCATCATCGTCAGCCTGCTGCTGGACGAGGCGGGGTTCTTCGAATGGGCGGCGCTCCACGTTGCGCGTTGGGGCGGCGGGCATGGGCGGCGGCTGTTCGTGCTGATCGTGCTGCTGGGCGCGGCGGTGTCGGCGCTGTTCGCCAATGACGGCGCGGCGCTGATCCTGACGCCGATCGTCATCGCGATGCTGCGCGCGCTGGGATACAAGGACAAGGCAACGCTCGCGTTCGTGATGGCGGCAGGGTTCGTCGCCGACACGGCCAGCCTGCCGCTGATCGTGTCGAACCTCGTCAACATCGTGTCGGCCGACTTCTTCCGGATCGGCTTTGCCGATTATGCCGCGGTGATGCTGCCGGTCGATCTGGCCTCGATCGCCGCGACGCTTATCGTGCTGTTGCTGTTCTTCCGGCGCGACATACCGGCGAGCTACGACGTGGCGCACCTGCGCGCTCCGGCCGCAGCGATCCGCGACGCTGCCACGTTCAAGGCCGGCTGGGTCGTCCTCGCCGCCCTGCTCGCCGGCTTCTTCCTGCTCGAACCGATCGGCGTGCCCGTCAGCGCCGTCGCCGCGACCGGTGCTGCGCTGTTGCTCGTCGTCGCGGGGCGCGGGCGCGTCATCGAAACGCGCAAGGTGCTGTCCGGCGCGCCGTGGCAAATCGTGTTGTTCTCGCTGGGCATGTACCTCGTCGTCTACGGCCTGCGGAACGCCGGGCTGACCGACTATCTCGCCGCGCTGCTCGATCGCACCGCGCAGGGCGGCGTATGGGGCGCGGCGTTCGGCACCGGGATCATCGCGGCCTTGCTGTCTTCGGTGATGAACAACATGCCGACCGTGCTGATCGGGGCGTTGTCGATCGACGCGACCCAGGCCACGGGCGCGGTGAGGGAAGCGATGATCTACGCCAATGTGATCGGCTGTGATCTTGGCCCGAAGATCACCCCGATCGGCTCGCTCGCCACATTGCTGTGGCTGCACGTCCTGGGGCAGAAGGGCATCCGCATCGGCTGGGGGTATTACTTCAGGGTCGGTGCGACGCTGACGGTCCCCGTTTTGTTGGTGACGCTTGCCGCGCTCGCCCTAAGGCTCAGTCTGTAA
- the arsC gene encoding arsenate reductase (glutaredoxin) (This arsenate reductase requires both glutathione and glutaredoxin to convert arsenate to arsenite, after which the efflux transporter formed by ArsA and ArsB can extrude the arsenite from the cell, providing resistance.), with the protein MTVDIVIYHNPACGTSRNTLGLIRNAGIEPHVVEYLKTPPSRALLAQLIERAGIAPRDLLREKGTPYAELGLADAALSDDALLDAMMAHPILINRPLVVSPLGVKLCRPSEAVLDLLPEPQQGAFAKEDGEQVVDASGQRIA; encoded by the coding sequence GTGACCGTCGATATCGTGATCTACCACAATCCGGCCTGCGGCACGTCGCGCAATACGCTCGGCCTGATCCGCAATGCCGGCATCGAACCGCACGTTGTCGAATATCTGAAAACGCCGCCGTCGCGCGCGCTGCTGGCCCAGTTGATCGAGCGCGCCGGCATCGCCCCCCGCGATCTGCTGCGCGAGAAGGGTACGCCCTACGCCGAGCTTGGTTTGGCCGACGCCGCGCTGTCCGACGATGCGCTGCTCGACGCGATGATGGCGCACCCGATCCTCATCAATCGCCCGCTCGTCGTCTCGCCGCTCGGGGTGAAGCTTTGCCGTCCGTCCGAGGCCGTGCTCGATCTGCTGCCCGAGCCGCAACAGGGCGCGTTCGCCAAGGAAGACGGTGAGCAGGTGGTGGACGCCTCGGGCCAGCGCATCGCCTGA
- a CDS encoding ArsR/SmtB family transcription factor: MDSDSAIVALGALAQATRLDVFRLLVRHEPTGMAAGEIARQLDVPQNTMSAHLGILARAGIVRSERHSRSIIYRADLDGLRTLMLFLVNDCCAGSPELCAPLVAELAPCC; encoded by the coding sequence ATGGATAGCGATTCGGCGATCGTTGCCTTGGGGGCGCTTGCGCAAGCCACGCGGCTCGACGTCTTCCGCCTGCTGGTGCGCCATGAGCCGACCGGCATGGCGGCGGGTGAGATCGCGCGGCAGCTTGATGTGCCGCAGAACACCATGTCGGCGCACCTCGGCATCCTCGCGCGCGCCGGGATCGTCCGGTCCGAACGGCACAGCCGCTCGATCATCTACCGCGCCGATCTGGACGGTTTGCGCACGCTGATGCTGTTCCTGGTCAACGACTGCTGCGCCGGCTCACCCGAGCTGTGCGCGCCGCTTGTCGCCGAACTCGCCCCCTGCTGCTGA
- a CDS encoding TFIIB-type zinc ribbon-containing protein, whose protein sequence is MPLLLCPNDNSSMQTVDRAGVQFDMCPTCRGVWLDRGELEKLMAAGAQNAAPPPQAGAHYAPPPPQPWGGGYGAHGERGEYGERGEYGERGERGSYGGGYRKRNSIFDIFD, encoded by the coding sequence ATGCCCCTACTCCTCTGCCCCAACGACAACAGCTCGATGCAGACGGTCGACCGCGCGGGCGTGCAATTCGACATGTGCCCCACCTGTCGCGGCGTGTGGCTGGACCGGGGCGAGCTCGAAAAGCTGATGGCAGCGGGCGCCCAGAACGCCGCGCCTCCGCCCCAGGCCGGCGCGCACTACGCCCCGCCCCCGCCGCAACCCTGGGGTGGCGGCTATGGCGCGCACGGAGAACGCGGTGAATACGGTGAGCGCGGCGAGTATGGCGAACGGGGCGAGCGCGGTAGCTATGGCGGAGGCTATCGTAAGCGGAATTCGATCTTCGACATCTTCGACTGA
- a CDS encoding Fe2+-dependent dioxygenase, whose amino-acid sequence MIIQANVLRQEDLLAIREGLSSAAFRDGRATAGAAAGRVKDNAQARGNDPGVIALARRVRLALEAHPVVRSWVRPVRWSQPMFARYGPGQHYGAHTDAAFVYNESGRPVRTDISFTLFLSDPGAYDGGELLISDPAGDRQFRPAAGSAIFYTTGQLHSVTPVTRGERLVCVGWVQSLIRRSDQRELLNDLEQVRDEMESGHGSLLMDKAIGNLLRMWGED is encoded by the coding sequence TTGATCATCCAAGCCAATGTGTTGCGCCAGGAGGATCTGCTCGCGATCCGGGAGGGGCTTTCCAGCGCGGCGTTCCGTGACGGGCGGGCGACGGCGGGCGCTGCGGCGGGCCGGGTGAAGGACAATGCGCAGGCCCGCGGCAACGATCCCGGCGTGATTGCGCTCGCCCGCCGGGTGCGGCTCGCGCTTGAGGCGCACCCTGTCGTCCGCAGCTGGGTGCGACCGGTTCGCTGGTCGCAGCCGATGTTCGCCCGATACGGCCCCGGCCAGCACTACGGCGCCCACACCGACGCCGCCTTTGTCTATAACGAGAGCGGACGACCGGTTCGCACCGACATCAGCTTTACCCTCTTCCTGTCTGACCCGGGCGCGTACGACGGTGGTGAACTTTTGATCTCCGACCCGGCCGGGGATCGCCAATTCAGGCCCGCAGCAGGGTCGGCCATCTTCTACACGACGGGCCAGCTGCACTCGGTGACACCCGTCACCCGCGGCGAGCGGCTGGTTTGCGTCGGCTGGGTTCAAAGCCTGATCCGGCGTTCGGACCAGCGCGAACTCCTTAACGATCTCGAGCAGGTCCGAGACGAGATGGAGTCCGGCCACGGCTCGCTGCTGATGGACAAGGCGATTGGCAATTTGCTCCGCATGTGGGGCGAAGACTGA
- a CDS encoding carbon-nitrogen hydrolase family protein — protein MPRKSPATLEVRVAVPTDVPGILTLISRAYPGIENYSGGQISGQINNFPEGQFVAVYESAIVGYCASSRIDEAVALAPHDWATITGGGFGSRHDPTGDWLYGIEMAVDERHRGLRIGKRLYEARRVLAERLGLRGIVFGGRMPGYARVKSKLAGPEDYIARVRAGELRDQVIGFQLANGFTPIGALRQYLPSDKPSDGFAAHMVWRNPYVDPNEPPAFRVPRDVESVRLATVQLQARAVKNFEEFVHNIEYFVDVAADYRSDFVVFPELFTMSLLSFESHALSPMEAIDRMTEHRAPIVAELSRMALRYNINIVGGSHPTRTEDGSIQNVAYVCLRDGSVHAQEKIHPTPNEAYWWKIKGGSSVDVIQTDIGPVGVLICYDSEFPELARRLVDEGARIIFVPFCTDNRQGYMRVRYCAQARAIENQCFVVLSGNVGNLPGVDNMDIQYAQSCILTPCDFPFARDGIAAEASENIETLTIADVNLADLTWARAEGTVRNLADRRFDLYRIDWKTGAPRDAAPQAHPPTKAKAPGGG, from the coding sequence GTGCCCAGAAAGAGCCCAGCCACCCTCGAGGTGCGCGTTGCCGTTCCAACCGACGTCCCGGGGATCTTGACCCTCATCAGCCGGGCTTACCCCGGCATCGAGAATTACAGCGGCGGGCAGATCAGCGGGCAGATCAACAATTTCCCCGAGGGGCAGTTCGTCGCGGTCTACGAGTCCGCGATCGTGGGCTATTGCGCCTCCTCCCGCATCGACGAGGCTGTCGCGCTCGCGCCGCATGACTGGGCGACGATCACCGGCGGCGGCTTCGGCAGCCGGCACGATCCGACCGGAGACTGGCTCTACGGCATCGAAATGGCCGTCGACGAGCGTCATCGCGGCCTGCGCATCGGCAAGCGCCTGTACGAAGCGCGTCGCGTGCTCGCCGAGCGACTGGGACTTCGCGGCATCGTCTTCGGTGGCCGCATGCCAGGCTATGCGCGGGTGAAATCGAAGCTGGCCGGGCCGGAAGATTATATCGCGCGGGTGCGTGCCGGGGAATTGCGCGACCAGGTAATCGGCTTTCAGCTCGCGAACGGCTTCACGCCGATCGGGGCGCTTCGCCAATATCTGCCATCGGACAAGCCGTCCGACGGCTTCGCAGCGCACATGGTGTGGCGCAACCCGTACGTCGACCCCAACGAGCCCCCTGCGTTCCGCGTGCCGCGCGATGTGGAGAGCGTCCGCCTGGCGACCGTTCAGCTGCAGGCCCGGGCGGTGAAGAACTTCGAGGAGTTCGTCCACAACATCGAATATTTCGTCGACGTCGCCGCGGACTATCGTTCCGACTTCGTCGTGTTTCCCGAACTCTTCACGATGTCGCTGCTCTCGTTCGAATCGCACGCGCTGTCGCCGATGGAAGCGATCGATCGCATGACTGAGCATCGCGCACCGATCGTCGCCGAGCTTTCGCGCATGGCGCTGCGGTACAACATCAACATCGTCGGCGGATCACACCCGACCCGCACCGAAGATGGCAGCATCCAGAACGTCGCGTATGTGTGCCTACGCGACGGGTCGGTCCACGCCCAGGAGAAGATCCACCCCACGCCCAACGAGGCCTATTGGTGGAAGATCAAGGGCGGCAGCTCGGTCGACGTCATCCAGACCGATATTGGGCCGGTCGGCGTCCTGATCTGTTACGACAGCGAATTCCCCGAACTGGCGCGCCGACTGGTCGACGAGGGCGCCCGCATCATCTTCGTTCCGTTCTGCACCGACAATCGCCAGGGCTATATGCGCGTGCGCTATTGCGCGCAGGCGCGGGCGATCGAGAACCAGTGTTTCGTCGTCCTGTCCGGCAATGTCGGCAACTTGCCCGGCGTGGACAATATGGACATCCAATATGCGCAATCCTGCATCCTGACGCCGTGCGACTTCCCGTTTGCGCGTGACGGGATTGCCGCCGAAGCGAGCGAGAATATCGAGACGCTGACGATCGCCGACGTCAATCTGGCGGATCTCACCTGGGCGCGTGCGGAAGGCACGGTGCGCAACCTCGCGGACCGGCGCTTTGATCTGTATCGGATCGACTGGAAAACCGGCGCACCGCGCGACGCAGCGCCACAGGCGCACCCACCGACGAAAGCAAAGGCGCCCGGCGGGGGCTGA